The Nitrospirales bacterium genome includes a window with the following:
- a CDS encoding response regulator: MSYRLLLIEDDPEDVLILKRLLQETNGQAWLQTESTVEDGLLYLQSEKPDVILLDLFLPDSRGLDTFQQLHDDFASIPIIVLTGHTDEELGVEALKIGAQDFLTKGDFNSQMLGRSIRYAIERHQLKMLAKQRQDQAEAELQALFRLVKHRENQVTTEQYAEPLIEDSSPALFHHVKHQFVQTLERALEEQKYKTESQVSSNLNRIAQRLGTLHAGPRDVVNVYRAALQELTTSSQPEKARAYVEEGRMLVLRLMGEVLSYYRRHSLKHLTPAKSAEASQPLHHSSR; this comes from the coding sequence ATGTCTTATCGCTTATTGCTCATCGAAGATGATCCAGAAGACGTGCTCATCTTGAAACGTCTTCTTCAAGAAACCAACGGGCAGGCTTGGCTTCAGACTGAATCGACGGTGGAAGATGGCCTGTTGTACCTTCAATCCGAAAAGCCAGATGTAATTCTGCTCGACCTGTTCCTTCCTGATAGCCGTGGATTGGATACCTTTCAACAGCTTCACGACGATTTCGCCAGTATCCCGATCATTGTCCTGACCGGGCATACCGATGAAGAACTGGGCGTGGAAGCCCTCAAAATCGGAGCACAAGACTTCCTGACAAAGGGAGATTTCAATTCGCAAATGCTCGGCAGGAGCATTCGGTATGCCATCGAGCGCCACCAGCTCAAAATGCTGGCCAAGCAGCGGCAGGACCAGGCGGAAGCCGAGCTTCAGGCTCTGTTTCGTCTGGTCAAACACAGGGAAAATCAGGTCACGACCGAACAATACGCAGAACCGTTGATTGAAGACAGCTCACCTGCCCTCTTTCATCATGTGAAGCATCAGTTCGTCCAGACGCTTGAGCGTGCGCTGGAAGAACAAAAGTACAAGACGGAATCCCAAGTCTCGAGTAATCTCAACCGAATCGCGCAACGACTGGGGACACTCCACGCAGGTCCCCGAGATGTCGTGAACGTCTACCGTGCAGCCTTACAGGAGCTCACGACATCCTCTCAACCTGAAAAGGCTCGCGCCTATGTCGAAGAAGGACGAATGTTGGTTTTACGGTTAATGGGAGAGGTCCTTTCTTATTATCGGCGCCACAGCCTGAAGCACCTCACGCCGGCAAAGAGTGCTGAGGCCTCTCAACCCCTTCACCACTCATCACGCTGA
- the kaiB gene encoding circadian clock protein KaiB, with protein MKSFLKLYITGHSVKSQEAIRTLHRICHDEFREDYEIEIIDVLENPQLAEDERILATPTVVKELPPPIRRVIGDLSEREKVLMGLDLVSSSIPVLSHEKGGHVA; from the coding sequence ATGAAATCGTTCCTGAAACTCTACATAACAGGACACTCGGTCAAAAGCCAGGAAGCCATCCGGACCCTGCATAGGATTTGTCATGATGAATTTCGCGAGGACTATGAGATTGAAATCATTGACGTTCTGGAGAATCCTCAACTCGCGGAAGACGAACGGATCCTCGCGACGCCCACGGTCGTCAAAGAATTACCCCCTCCTATTCGTCGAGTCATCGGCGATCTCTCGGAACGCGAAAAAGTACTCATGGGCTTAGACCTTGTTTCATCTTCCATCCCAGTGTTGTCACATGAAAAAGGAGGCCACGTGGCATGA
- the kaiC gene encoding circadian clock protein KaiC, whose product MIPTGCTEIAKDPTGIPGFDLITYGGLPRNRTVLVSGTAGSAKTVLAAQFLAEGIQQFDHHGVFVTFEETPDDIRKNLVGFGWNIQEWEEEEKWCFVDASPTLNGHTVISGQFDMGALLARIEHAIGKVGAKRVSLDSIGSILGRFPDTHLVRSELLRIAAALKLLNVTALMTSERVDEYGHISRYNVEEFIADNVIILRNTLQDEKRRRTIEVLKFRGTNHQKGEYPFTVRSGEGIVILPLSAMELTQKSTTVRISSGNQDLDNMCGGGFFRDSILLITGATGCGKTLLTNVFMRAGAESQERCLLLAFEESRDQVVRNASGWGINFEEMESDGYLKVICTYPEHNNLEDHLIQIKKLIDQYQPTRLAVDSLSALHRVSSPKGFREFVVGLTSHVKAHQIASLFTSTANYGLNGNSTVTADHISTITDSIILLRYVEFFGEMHRGLTVLKMRGSYHDKQIREFTIDDYGIHIGRPFRHVTGILRGNPQHLPQSEIDRLGALFEEESS is encoded by the coding sequence ATGATTCCAACAGGATGTACTGAAATTGCCAAAGACCCGACTGGCATCCCGGGGTTCGATCTCATTACGTATGGAGGCCTGCCGCGGAACCGAACGGTCTTAGTCTCTGGCACGGCGGGAAGCGCCAAAACCGTCCTGGCCGCGCAATTTCTTGCGGAAGGCATTCAGCAATTTGATCACCATGGCGTGTTTGTGACGTTTGAAGAAACCCCAGACGATATTCGTAAAAATTTAGTCGGATTCGGCTGGAACATTCAGGAATGGGAAGAGGAGGAAAAATGGTGTTTCGTGGATGCCAGTCCAACGCTGAACGGACATACGGTCATATCCGGCCAGTTCGACATGGGCGCCCTCCTGGCCCGCATTGAACATGCGATCGGCAAGGTTGGCGCGAAGCGCGTGTCATTGGACTCGATCGGGTCGATTCTCGGTCGATTTCCAGATACGCACCTCGTCCGCAGCGAGCTTCTCCGGATTGCGGCGGCGCTGAAACTGCTCAATGTCACGGCCCTGATGACGAGCGAACGCGTCGATGAATACGGGCACATCAGCCGGTACAATGTCGAAGAGTTTATCGCGGACAATGTCATTATTTTACGGAACACGCTTCAGGACGAAAAACGCCGACGAACGATCGAGGTCCTGAAATTCCGGGGAACCAACCATCAAAAGGGTGAATACCCCTTCACGGTCCGGTCGGGGGAAGGTATCGTCATTCTCCCGCTGTCCGCGATGGAATTGACCCAAAAATCCACGACCGTTCGCATTTCTTCCGGCAATCAGGATCTGGACAATATGTGCGGTGGCGGATTCTTTCGCGACTCCATTCTCCTCATCACGGGCGCGACCGGATGCGGCAAAACGTTGTTGACGAATGTCTTTATGCGGGCCGGCGCGGAAAGCCAGGAACGATGTTTACTCCTGGCATTTGAGGAAAGCCGCGATCAAGTCGTCCGCAATGCGTCTGGATGGGGTATCAACTTCGAAGAAATGGAGAGTGATGGCTACCTGAAAGTCATCTGCACCTATCCTGAACACAATAATCTCGAGGATCATCTCATCCAGATAAAAAAGCTCATCGACCAGTACCAACCCACACGCCTAGCAGTCGACAGTCTCTCAGCGCTACACAGGGTTTCGAGCCCCAAGGGGTTTCGAGAGTTCGTGGTGGGCCTGACCTCTCACGTGAAGGCGCACCAAATCGCCAGCCTGTTTACCTCCACGGCCAATTATGGACTGAATGGGAACTCGACCGTGACCGCCGACCATATTTCAACCATTACTGACTCCATTATCCTGCTTCGGTATGTAGAGTTTTTCGGCGAAATGCATCGTGGGCTCACTGTGCTCAAAATGCGCGGGTCCTACCACGATAAACAAATTCGGGAATTTACGATTGACGATTATGGCATCCATATCGGACGCCCCTTTCGGCATGTCACCGGAATTCTACGCGGCAATCCGCAACATTTACCGCAATCTGAGATCGATCGCCTCGGAGCTTTGTTCGAAGAGGAATCGAGTTAG
- a CDS encoding response regulator — MAPHPSHHRPSEQEFRALVEHNIDGMVIIADDSRISFVNAAACRLFHRTAEELLDAPFGFPIIADQTTEIDLLGPNGLVTPVEMRMVTVDWKGQTSYLACLRDLTERRKAEEERRRLANKMQNAQKLECLGMLAGGIAHDFNNLLMAIVARAGLALRLLGENSPASQHLEHIKDSGLRGGELANQMLTYAGKGKACIQPLDISQLIKDMMHLLRTSLPKHISLTYELDPHIPRMQADHSQLQQLLLSILINASEAIGDTQGSVHISTGTEKAQMNHLQEWYVAGDIPTSLSVFINIQDTGSGIDKDTIPKIFDPFFSTKFTGRGLGLAALLGIVRSLNGAVAVTSQAGEGTHFRLFFPSLVPESTEPAPAESQDFHWKGSGTILVVDDEEDVREATQLILEEIGFTVITANHGEAGLQMYNRYRGEITLILLDLTMPGMNGEQFFHKIREYDPDIPILLMSGYSEDDAAKRFQGISPYEFIQKPYQIDALIQKVRFILDSHQRSVL; from the coding sequence ATGGCTCCCCACCCTTCACATCACCGGCCCAGTGAACAAGAATTCCGCGCGCTGGTGGAGCATAATATCGATGGCATGGTCATCATCGCCGATGATAGCCGCATCAGCTTCGTCAATGCCGCCGCGTGCCGGCTTTTCCATCGAACCGCCGAAGAACTGCTCGACGCGCCGTTCGGGTTTCCCATCATCGCGGACCAAACCACCGAGATTGACCTTTTGGGCCCCAATGGCCTCGTCACTCCAGTCGAAATGCGAATGGTCACGGTCGATTGGAAGGGGCAAACGAGCTACCTGGCCTGCCTTCGCGACCTGACAGAGCGTCGAAAAGCTGAAGAAGAACGCCGTCGATTAGCCAACAAAATGCAAAACGCCCAAAAGCTGGAATGTCTCGGCATGTTGGCAGGCGGGATCGCCCATGACTTCAATAATTTGCTCATGGCCATCGTGGCCCGGGCGGGGCTGGCCCTTCGACTGCTCGGTGAAAACTCTCCTGCGAGTCAACACTTGGAACATATCAAGGACTCCGGGCTCCGCGGAGGAGAATTAGCGAATCAGATGTTGACCTATGCTGGAAAGGGGAAAGCCTGCATTCAACCCTTGGACATCTCGCAACTCATCAAGGACATGATGCACTTGCTCCGGACATCGCTGCCGAAACACATCTCGCTGACCTACGAGTTGGATCCCCACATTCCCCGCATGCAAGCCGATCATTCGCAACTCCAACAATTGTTATTGAGTATCCTCATCAACGCCTCTGAAGCGATCGGCGATACCCAGGGCAGCGTGCACATCTCGACGGGAACCGAGAAAGCCCAGATGAATCACCTCCAGGAATGGTATGTCGCGGGCGACATTCCGACCTCCCTGAGCGTATTTATCAACATCCAAGACACCGGGTCAGGCATAGACAAAGACACCATTCCAAAAATTTTTGATCCTTTTTTCTCGACGAAATTTACCGGGCGAGGCTTAGGTCTTGCGGCCTTACTCGGCATCGTTCGTTCACTCAATGGAGCTGTCGCCGTGACGAGTCAAGCCGGAGAAGGCACGCATTTTCGACTCTTTTTCCCCTCCTTGGTCCCGGAATCGACAGAACCGGCACCGGCAGAATCGCAGGATTTCCATTGGAAAGGATCAGGGACGATCCTCGTCGTCGATGATGAAGAGGATGTCCGGGAAGCGACGCAACTCATCCTCGAAGAAATCGGCTTCACCGTCATCACCGCGAATCATGGAGAGGCCGGCCTTCAAATGTACAACCGGTATCGAGGCGAGATCACGCTCATCTTACTGGACCTGACGATGCCCGGCATGAACGGCGAACAGTTCTTCCACAAGATTCGCGAGTACGACCCAGATATTCCCATCCTTCTCATGAGCGGATACAGCGAAGACGATGCGGCTAAACGATTCCAAGGCATTTCGCCGTACGAGTTCATTCAAAAACCCTATCAGATCGACGCGCTCATTCAAAAGGTTCGGTTCATCCTCGATTCCCACCAGCGCTCAGTACTGTAG